GTCGGCTGGTCCGGCCAGTTCTTCGATGAGCGGTCGGCCGGCGGCGGCGACGCTCAGGTTCAGCAGGCGGTTCGGCCAGGCGTGGAACGAGTGGCGGATGGTCGGTCCGGCAGCCGGGACGTCGGCGGGATAGCGCCGCCCGGACGCGTTGCAGAAGAGGGTGTAGGCCGCGGTCGCGGGGTCGGCGGCGCGATCGAGCAACGCCGAAACCAGCCTGGCCGCGTAGTTGGCCACGCCGCTGCGCTGACCCTCGAGCATGGGGCGGGTATCGATGATCGTTCGCATGGGGTCAGTTTAACACGGACGGCCGCTATCTAGAATAAAAAAAACGGCCCGAAGGGGCCGTTTCTCTGCCATTGGTTAACGGCCATCAGCTGAATGCCACTTGTCGATCTCGGCCTGGATGTAGGCGGAGAGTTTCGATTTGAACAGCTCGGTGTCGAATTTTTGCGCGTGCGCCCGCACCTGGAGCGGGTCGAATTTCTCCGGCGCGAAGCGGATGATCTCGTTGGCCAGTTCTTCCCAGTTCTGTTCTTCGATGAAGCTGCCGCTCACGCCTTCGACGACCGTCTCTTCCGCGCCGCCTTTGCGGTAGGCGATCACCGGGCGTCCCGAGGCCATGGCTTCGACCGCGGTGATGCCGAAATCCTCCTCCTGCGGGTGGAGATAGGCGATGGCCTTGCGGTAGAGGTCGGCTTTCTCTTCTTCGGAAACCTTGCCGACGAATTCGATATTCTTATGCGCCAGGGAGCGCAGCTTGCCGAGTTCCGGTCCGGAACCGAAGATCTTGAGTCTGATACCGAGCTTGTTGAACGCCTGGACGACGATGTCGAAACGCTTGTAGGCGACGAGGCGGCCGCCGGCGACGTAATAATCCTCGGTCCGCGGCGCGATGGAGAATCGCGAAGTCTCGACCGGCGGATGGATGACCACGCTGTCGCGCTGGTAGTACTTGCGGATGCGGCGGCGCACGGTCTCGGAGTTGGCGATGAACCGGTCGACGCGTTCGGCGGCGTGGCGGTCCCAGATGCGCAGCTGCGACAGCAGGTAAGGGACGAAGGCTTTGATGGGTCCCGGCAGGCCGAGTTCTTTGACGTAGGAATGGGTGTCCGACCAGAGATAGCGCGTCGGCGTGTGGCAGTAGCAGAAATGCAGCGCGTCCGGCCGCGTGATCACGCCCTTGGCGAAAGCCGAGGTACTTGAGAGCACGACGTCGTAGCCATTCAGGTCGTAATGTTCGGTCGCGGCCGGCATGAGCGGCATGGACCATTTGTAGTGGCGGAGCGCGAATGGCAGCTTCTGCAGGAAGGAGGTGCGGATGTCCTTGTTGTCGAAAGCGCTGCCGACGCGTTTGGGATCATGGAACAGGGCGTAGGTCGGAGCCTCCGGCCACATCTGCTGGAAAATCTGAAGCACGCGCTCAGCGCCTCCATCTTGGATCAGGTAGTCGTGAACCAGGGCGAACTTCATGGTTGTTTTAATAAGCTCCTTTTCGGCTCAGTACCGCGAGCGGCGTCTTGATCAGGATCGCCAGATCGAGCCAGGGCGACCAGTTCTCGATGTAGTAGGTGTCGAGCCGGACCTCCTCGTCGAAATTCAGGTCCGCGCGGCCCGAGATCTGCGCGAGGCCGGTGATGCCGGGCTT
This genomic window from Patescibacteria group bacterium contains:
- a CDS encoding glycosyltransferase, encoding MKFALVHDYLIQDGGAERVLQIFQQMWPEAPTYALFHDPKRVGSAFDNKDIRTSFLQKLPFALRHYKWSMPLMPAATEHYDLNGYDVVLSSTSAFAKGVITRPDALHFCYCHTPTRYLWSDTHSYVKELGLPGPIKAFVPYLLSQLRIWDRHAAERVDRFIANSETVRRRIRKYYQRDSVVIHPPVETSRFSIAPRTEDYYVAGGRLVAYKRFDIVVQAFNKLGIRLKIFGSGPELGKLRSLAHKNIEFVGKVSEEEKADLYRKAIAYLHPQEEDFGITAVEAMASGRPVIAYRKGGAEETVVEGVSGSFIEEQNWEELANEIIRFAPEKFDPLQVRAHAQKFDTELFKSKLSAYIQAEIDKWHSADGR